In Mycobacterium gallinarum, a single window of DNA contains:
- the nuoE gene encoding NADH-quinone oxidoreductase subunit NuoE: MTVFLELGQRPDEPGPPIHGAKIYPAEVAARLAADAETVIARYPQSRSALLPLLHLVQSEDGCLTPAGIAFCAKQLGLTDAEVTAVATFYSMYRRTPTGEYLVGVCTNTLCAIMGGDAILEALEDHLGVHAGETTEDGKVTLEHVECNAACDYAPVVMVNWEFFDNQTPSSARDLVDGLRDGTPPMPTRGAPLCKFKETARVLAGLPDPQAAAAQTPTGDATLAGLRIAKERGMEAPAADAVTDSHSGPDDEKVATEATKDQAAPAPSADVPAKPNEPETDPDATESKT, encoded by the coding sequence GTGACTGTGTTCCTCGAGCTCGGTCAGCGCCCCGATGAGCCGGGCCCGCCGATTCACGGCGCCAAGATATATCCAGCCGAGGTGGCGGCACGCCTGGCGGCAGACGCCGAGACGGTCATCGCCCGCTATCCGCAGAGCCGTTCGGCGTTGTTGCCACTGCTGCACCTCGTCCAGTCCGAAGACGGATGCCTGACACCCGCGGGTATCGCGTTCTGCGCCAAGCAGTTGGGGCTGACCGACGCCGAAGTCACCGCGGTGGCCACCTTCTACTCCATGTACCGCCGCACGCCGACCGGTGAATACCTGGTCGGCGTGTGCACAAACACGCTGTGCGCGATCATGGGCGGCGACGCGATTCTCGAAGCGCTCGAAGACCACCTGGGTGTACACGCCGGCGAAACCACCGAAGACGGCAAGGTCACCCTCGAGCACGTCGAGTGCAACGCCGCATGCGACTACGCACCGGTCGTGATGGTCAACTGGGAGTTCTTCGACAACCAGACACCGTCATCCGCCCGCGACCTCGTCGACGGCTTACGCGACGGCACGCCGCCCATGCCGACCCGTGGCGCGCCGCTGTGCAAGTTCAAAGAGACGGCGAGAGTCCTTGCAGGCCTGCCTGATCCGCAGGCAGCCGCCGCGCAGACCCCGACCGGGGACGCGACGCTGGCCGGGCTGCGGATCGCCAAGGAACGTGGCATGGAGGCGCCCGCCGCCGACGCGGTGACGGATTCTCACAGCGGGCCTGACGACGAGAAGGTCGCGACCGAGGCGACAAAGGATCAAGCGGCCCCCGCACCGTCCGCCGACGTACCGGCCAAGCCGAACGAACCCGAAACCGACCCGGACGCAACGGAATCGAAGACATGA
- the nuoF gene encoding NADH-quinone oxidoreductase subunit NuoF, whose product MTPLTPVLSRFWDEPEPWSMETYRRHDGYQALDKALKMDPDDLIATVKDSGLRGRGGAGFPTGTKWSFIPQDDSGAGAKPHYLVVNADESEPGTCKDIPLMLTTPHFLVEGVIIAAYAIRAHHAFIYVRGEVVPVLRRLQAAVAEAYEAGYLGTNILDSGFDLELIVHAGAGAYICGEETALLDSLEGRRGQPRLRPPFPAVAGLYASPTVVNNVESIASVPPVLLNGVDWFRSMGTEKSPGFTLYSLSGHVTTPGQYEAPLGITMRELLDYAGGIRAGHSLKFWTPGGSSTPLLTDEHLDVPLDYEGMAGVGTMLGTKALQVFDETTCVVRAVRRWTQFYAHESCGKCTPCREGTYWLAQIYARLETGTGTEADIEKLLDIADNINGKSFCALGDGAAAPILSSIKFFRDEYYQHLSGGCPFDPHASALMATEGVGV is encoded by the coding sequence ATGACACCACTGACTCCCGTTTTGAGCCGGTTCTGGGACGAACCAGAACCCTGGTCGATGGAAACCTACCGCCGGCATGACGGCTACCAGGCACTCGACAAAGCGCTCAAAATGGACCCCGACGACCTCATCGCCACCGTGAAGGATTCGGGCCTGCGGGGGCGCGGCGGCGCAGGCTTCCCGACAGGCACCAAATGGTCGTTCATCCCGCAGGACGACTCCGGCGCCGGCGCCAAGCCGCACTACCTCGTCGTCAACGCAGACGAGTCCGAACCCGGCACGTGCAAAGACATTCCGCTGATGCTGACCACCCCGCACTTCCTGGTGGAGGGCGTCATCATCGCGGCGTACGCGATTCGCGCGCATCACGCGTTCATCTACGTCCGCGGCGAGGTGGTGCCGGTACTTCGGCGACTGCAGGCGGCTGTCGCCGAGGCGTACGAGGCCGGCTATCTGGGAACGAACATCCTCGACTCGGGCTTCGATCTGGAACTGATTGTGCACGCCGGGGCGGGCGCTTACATCTGCGGTGAGGAGACAGCGCTGCTGGACTCCCTGGAGGGCCGTCGCGGGCAGCCGCGCCTGCGCCCACCGTTCCCCGCCGTCGCCGGTCTGTACGCCTCTCCGACGGTGGTCAACAACGTCGAATCCATCGCCAGCGTGCCGCCGGTGCTGCTCAACGGAGTGGACTGGTTCCGGTCGATGGGAACCGAGAAATCCCCGGGCTTCACGCTGTACTCGCTGTCCGGTCACGTCACCACCCCCGGCCAGTACGAGGCGCCGCTGGGCATCACGATGCGCGAACTGCTCGACTACGCAGGCGGTATCCGGGCCGGCCACAGTCTCAAGTTCTGGACACCAGGCGGTTCGTCCACACCACTGCTGACCGACGAACACCTCGACGTGCCTCTGGATTACGAAGGCATGGCGGGGGTCGGAACGATGCTGGGCACCAAGGCGTTGCAGGTCTTCGACGAGACCACCTGCGTCGTCCGCGCGGTGCGCCGCTGGACCCAGTTCTACGCTCACGAATCGTGCGGCAAATGCACACCGTGCCGGGAGGGCACTTACTGGCTGGCGCAGATCTATGCACGGCTGGAGACCGGCACGGGTACCGAAGCCGATATCGAGAAACTGTTGGACATCGCCGACAACATCAACGGGAAGTCGTTCTGCGCGTTGGGTGACGGCGCGGCCGCGCCCATCCTGTCGTCGATCAAGTTCTTCCGCGACGAGTACTACCAGCATCTGTCCGGCGGCTGCCCGTTCGATCCGCACGCCTCGGCTCTGATGGCAACGGAAGGGGTGGGGGTCTAG